In Salvelinus namaycush isolate Seneca chromosome 15, SaNama_1.0, whole genome shotgun sequence, a genomic segment contains:
- the LOC120060332 gene encoding lateral signaling target protein 2 homolog isoform X2, translating into MNRFRKWLYKPKRTDPQLLAQFYYADEELNQVATELDSLDGRKDPQRCTLLVNQFRSCQDNVLNIINQIMDECIPGDRANRDFCVKFPEEIRHDNLAGQLWFGAECLAAGSIIMNREIESMAMRPLAKDLTSSLEEVRNITRDQALRDLNFYTDRMRDTLRHFDSLFAEFELSYVSAMVPVKSPKEYYVQQDVIVLFCETVERALKLGYLSQDMIDDYEPALMFTIPRLAIVCGLVVYGEGPLNLDRKPGDMSELFRPFRTLLKKIRDLLQTLSEEELLTLERSLCISQDGFPLVPELPPTIAPDPLSSSSPTGDIPEEPTEREQQQQEVLSLCISHIQDVEDREWEEVERGGEEERGSLCEEAEEADQACSMQYDEEEIEQLNMMVHRVGDEMFTLLSPPSQGQSPAHRPNKGGSIGSSSTEASPIRVLVGQGRTGLYHEEEDRVFFMEDLDAGGDLVTSSRLTSPSKAPQPSSPQPSRPGPLTDSSRNGWSTEAQSDLSQHPHSQPSQCHSTKRPGPGREPLPYTNGWEVGLEGAETAEVIAHRMGGMKLSATVIFNPHSPSLTELAVDKLLLPRQLSSETEPCAPLVATNCLLNSCVCCGSCEDGHDDTLTMDTTGLGISLGLDKHCKPHSSVIQSSACHLASSGHDLHGKGDSPPQLTPPSRCSSEPPPGEEEGDQRCDKCLVVVAPGPQQCLGQNRSPIGVRGTPEPCSHQCRTVRRPQASGGRDRTGTREADSESKEEIKKNTSPVSSLTTSSGTSEDLDHHEIQLALQAAKMAARNKIRSRFHSSSDLIHRLFVCISGVADQLQTNYAADLRSILKTLFEVMATSEQGDNNKEKACPGLRSAVLEDCSLCQETISSSELAAKALEGQFEDPPDWVPDEECDSCITCKAPFTVIRRKHHCRSCGKIFCSRCSSHSAPLPRYGQVKAVRVCTHCYMFHVTPFYSDKTGI; encoded by the exons AGGACGGACCCTCAGCTCCTGGCCCAGTTCTACTATGCTGATGAGGAGCTCAACCAGGTGGCCACAGAACTGGACAGCCTAGATGGGAGGAAGGACCCTCAGAGGTGTACGCTGCTGGTCAACCAGTTCAGATCCTGTCAG GACAATGTGTTGAACATTATCAACCAGATCATGGATGAATGTATTCCTGGCGACAGAGCCAACAGAGACTTCTGTGTCAAGTTCCCAGAGGAGATTCGCCATGACAACCTGGCTGGACAGCTATGGTTTGGGGctgag TGTCTGGCTGCAGGCTCAATCATCATGAACAGGGAGATAGAGAGCATGGCCATGAGGCCTCTAGCCAAGGACCTGACCAGTAGTCTGGAGGAGGTCCGCAACATCACGCGAGACCAGGCCCTCAGAGACCTCAACTTCTACACAGACCGCATGAGGGACACGCTGCGCCACTTCGACAGCCTCTTTGCTGAGTTTGAGCTCAG CTATGTATCAGCCATGGTGCCTGTGAAGTCTCCCAAAGAATACTATGTTCAGCAGGATGTGATTGTGCTCTTCTGTGAGACTGTGGAGAG GGCACTCAAGCTGGGCTATCTCAGCCAAGATATGATCGATGACTATGAACCGGCTCTGATGTTTACAATCCCCAGACTAGCCATTGTGTG tGGTCTGGTGGTGTATGGTGAAGGTCCACTCAACCTGGATAGGAAACCAGGGGACATGTCTGAGCTCTTCCGGCCCTTCCGCACTTTACTGAAGAAGATCAG GGACCTGCTGCAGACCCTGTCAGAGGAGGAGTTGTTGACGCTGGAGCGGAGCCTCTGTATCTCTCAGGACGGGTTCCCCTTAGTCCCCGAGCTTCCCCCCACCATTGCCCCAGACCCCCTCTCATCCAGCAGCCCCACCGGTGACATCCCGGAGGAGCCGACTGAGAgggagcagcagcagcaagaGGTGCTGTCTCTGTGCATCTCCCACATCCAGGATGTGGAGGACAGGGagtgggaggaggtggagagggggggagaggaggagcggGGTAGTCTGTGTGAGGAGGCGGAGGAGGCGGACCAGGCCTGCTCAATGCAATATGATGAGGAGGAGATTGAACAGCTCAACATGATGGTGCACCGCGTGGGGGACGAGATGTTCACGCTGCTGTCCCCTCCCAGCCAGGGACAGTCCCCAGCCCACCGCCCCAACAAAGGGGGCTCTATCGGTAGCTCCAGCACCGAGGCCTCCCCCATCCGAGTGCTGGTGGGCCAGGGCAGGACAGGTCTCTACCACGAGGAAGAGGACAGAGTCTTCTTCATGGAGGACCTGGACGCAGGAGGGGACCTTGTGACCAGCAGTCGTCTAACCTCACCTTCCAAAGCCCCTCAGCCCTCTTCTCCTCAGCCCAGCAGGCCTGGCCCCCTGACCGACTCATCCAGGAATGGATGGTCCACTGAAGCCCAGTCAGATCTGTCCCAGCATCCTCACAGCCAGCCCTCACAGTGCCACAGCACCAAGCGACCCGGCCCTGGCCGGGAGCCCCTGCCCTACACTAACGGCTGGGAGGTGGGCCTGGAGGGGGCGGAAACTGCTGAGGTCATCGCACACCGCATGGGAGGGATGAAGCTATCGGCCACCGTCATTTTCAACCCCCACTCCCCCAGCCTGACTGAGCTGGCTGTGGACAAGCTGCTCTTGCCCCGACAGCTCTCCTCAGAGACAGAGCCATGCGCCCCCCTGGTGGCCACAAACTGCCTGCTCAACTCCTGTGTCTGCTGCGGCAGCTGTGAAGACGGCCATGATGACACCCTCACCATGGACACCACAGGGCTGGGAATTAGCCTGGGGTTGGACAAACACTGCAAGCCCCACAGCTCTGTCATCCAGTCCTCTGCCTGCCACCTAGCTTCCTCAGGACACGACCTACATGGGAAAGGGGACTCTCCCCCCCAGCTGACGCCCCCCTCTCGCTGTTCCTCAGAGCCACCTccgggggaggaggaaggggaccAGCGCTGTGACAAGTGCCTGGTGGTGGTGGCCCCGGGGCCTCAGCAGTGCCTGGGCCAGAACAGGAGCCCCATTGGGGTAAGGGGAACCCCAGAACCTTGTTCCCACCAGTGCAGGACAGTGAGGAGGCCTCAGGCCAGCGGGGGAAGGGACAGGACTGGGACCAGAGAGGCAGACAGTGAGTCCAAGGAAGAGATCAAGAAGAACACTAG CCCTGTCAGCAGTCTGACCACGAGCTCGGGGACGTCAGAGGATCTGGACCACCATGAAATCCAGCTGGCCCTGCAGGCTGCTAAGATGGCCGCCAGGAACAAGATCCGCTCGCGCTTCCACAGCAGCAGTGACCTCATCCACCGCCTCTTCGTCTGCATATCGG GTGTTGCTGACCAGCTGCAGACAAACTATGCCGCAGACCTTCGAAGCATTCTGAAGACACTGTTTGAAGTCATGGCTACCTCTGAGCAGGGGGACAATAACAAGGAGAAGG CATGTCCAGGGCTGCGCAGTGCTGTGCTggaggactgttctctctgtcaggAGACCATCTCCTCCTCGGAGCTGGCAGCCAAGGCCCTGGAGGGACAGTTTGAAG ATCCCCCAGACTGGGTTCCTGATGAGGAATGCGACTCCTGCATCACCTGTAAGGCCCCCTTCACCGTCATCCGCAGGAAGCACCACTGTAGGAGCTGTGGCAAG ATCTTCTGCTCTCGCTGCTCCTCCCACTCAGCCCCGTTACCGCGGTATGGCCAGGTGAAGGCCGTCAGGGTGTGTACGCACTGCTACATGTTCCACGTCACACCGTTCTACAGCGACAAGACTGGCATCTGA
- the LOC120060332 gene encoding lateral signaling target protein 2 homolog isoform X1 encodes MNRFRKWLYKPKRTDPQLLAQFYYADEELNQVATELDSLDGRKDPQRCTLLVNQFRSCQDNVLNIINQIMDECIPGDRANRDFCVKFPEEIRHDNLAGQLWFGAECLAAGSIIMNREIESMAMRPLAKDLTSSLEEVRNITRDQALRDLNFYTDRMRDTLRHFDSLFAEFELSYVSAMVPVKSPKEYYVQQDVIVLFCETVERALKLGYLSQDMIDDYEPALMFTIPRLAIVCGLVVYGEGPLNLDRKPGDMSELFRPFRTLLKKIRDLLQTLSEEELLTLERSLCISQDGFPLVPELPPTIAPDPLSSSSPTGDIPEEPTEREQQQQEVLSLCISHIQDVEDREWEEVERGGEEERGSLCEEAEEADQACSMQYDEEEIEQLNMMVHRVGDEMFTLLSPPSQGQSPAHRPNKGGSIGSSSTEASPIRVLVGQGRTGLYHEEEDRVFFMEDLDAGGDLVTSSRLTSPSKAPQPSSPQPSRPGPLTDSSRNGWSTEAQSDLSQHPHSQPSQCHSTKRPGPGREPLPYTNGWEVGLEGAETAEVIAHRMGGMKLSATVIFNPHSPSLTELAVDKLLLPRQLSSETEPCAPLVATNCLLNSCVCCGSCEDGHDDTLTMDTTGLGISLGLDKHCKPHSSVIQSSACHLASSGHDLHGKGDSPPQLTPPSRCSSEPPPGEEEGDQRCDKCLVVVAPGPQQCLGQNRSPIGVRGTPEPCSHQCRTVRRPQASGGRDRTGTREADSESKEEIKKNTSFFQDSPLSSVSSSDCESVSVTTCSLSSSAYTASPVSSLTTSSGTSEDLDHHEIQLALQAAKMAARNKIRSRFHSSSDLIHRLFVCISGVADQLQTNYAADLRSILKTLFEVMATSEQGDNNKEKACPGLRSAVLEDCSLCQETISSSELAAKALEGQFEDPPDWVPDEECDSCITCKAPFTVIRRKHHCRSCGKIFCSRCSSHSAPLPRYGQVKAVRVCTHCYMFHVTPFYSDKTGI; translated from the exons AGGACGGACCCTCAGCTCCTGGCCCAGTTCTACTATGCTGATGAGGAGCTCAACCAGGTGGCCACAGAACTGGACAGCCTAGATGGGAGGAAGGACCCTCAGAGGTGTACGCTGCTGGTCAACCAGTTCAGATCCTGTCAG GACAATGTGTTGAACATTATCAACCAGATCATGGATGAATGTATTCCTGGCGACAGAGCCAACAGAGACTTCTGTGTCAAGTTCCCAGAGGAGATTCGCCATGACAACCTGGCTGGACAGCTATGGTTTGGGGctgag TGTCTGGCTGCAGGCTCAATCATCATGAACAGGGAGATAGAGAGCATGGCCATGAGGCCTCTAGCCAAGGACCTGACCAGTAGTCTGGAGGAGGTCCGCAACATCACGCGAGACCAGGCCCTCAGAGACCTCAACTTCTACACAGACCGCATGAGGGACACGCTGCGCCACTTCGACAGCCTCTTTGCTGAGTTTGAGCTCAG CTATGTATCAGCCATGGTGCCTGTGAAGTCTCCCAAAGAATACTATGTTCAGCAGGATGTGATTGTGCTCTTCTGTGAGACTGTGGAGAG GGCACTCAAGCTGGGCTATCTCAGCCAAGATATGATCGATGACTATGAACCGGCTCTGATGTTTACAATCCCCAGACTAGCCATTGTGTG tGGTCTGGTGGTGTATGGTGAAGGTCCACTCAACCTGGATAGGAAACCAGGGGACATGTCTGAGCTCTTCCGGCCCTTCCGCACTTTACTGAAGAAGATCAG GGACCTGCTGCAGACCCTGTCAGAGGAGGAGTTGTTGACGCTGGAGCGGAGCCTCTGTATCTCTCAGGACGGGTTCCCCTTAGTCCCCGAGCTTCCCCCCACCATTGCCCCAGACCCCCTCTCATCCAGCAGCCCCACCGGTGACATCCCGGAGGAGCCGACTGAGAgggagcagcagcagcaagaGGTGCTGTCTCTGTGCATCTCCCACATCCAGGATGTGGAGGACAGGGagtgggaggaggtggagagggggggagaggaggagcggGGTAGTCTGTGTGAGGAGGCGGAGGAGGCGGACCAGGCCTGCTCAATGCAATATGATGAGGAGGAGATTGAACAGCTCAACATGATGGTGCACCGCGTGGGGGACGAGATGTTCACGCTGCTGTCCCCTCCCAGCCAGGGACAGTCCCCAGCCCACCGCCCCAACAAAGGGGGCTCTATCGGTAGCTCCAGCACCGAGGCCTCCCCCATCCGAGTGCTGGTGGGCCAGGGCAGGACAGGTCTCTACCACGAGGAAGAGGACAGAGTCTTCTTCATGGAGGACCTGGACGCAGGAGGGGACCTTGTGACCAGCAGTCGTCTAACCTCACCTTCCAAAGCCCCTCAGCCCTCTTCTCCTCAGCCCAGCAGGCCTGGCCCCCTGACCGACTCATCCAGGAATGGATGGTCCACTGAAGCCCAGTCAGATCTGTCCCAGCATCCTCACAGCCAGCCCTCACAGTGCCACAGCACCAAGCGACCCGGCCCTGGCCGGGAGCCCCTGCCCTACACTAACGGCTGGGAGGTGGGCCTGGAGGGGGCGGAAACTGCTGAGGTCATCGCACACCGCATGGGAGGGATGAAGCTATCGGCCACCGTCATTTTCAACCCCCACTCCCCCAGCCTGACTGAGCTGGCTGTGGACAAGCTGCTCTTGCCCCGACAGCTCTCCTCAGAGACAGAGCCATGCGCCCCCCTGGTGGCCACAAACTGCCTGCTCAACTCCTGTGTCTGCTGCGGCAGCTGTGAAGACGGCCATGATGACACCCTCACCATGGACACCACAGGGCTGGGAATTAGCCTGGGGTTGGACAAACACTGCAAGCCCCACAGCTCTGTCATCCAGTCCTCTGCCTGCCACCTAGCTTCCTCAGGACACGACCTACATGGGAAAGGGGACTCTCCCCCCCAGCTGACGCCCCCCTCTCGCTGTTCCTCAGAGCCACCTccgggggaggaggaaggggaccAGCGCTGTGACAAGTGCCTGGTGGTGGTGGCCCCGGGGCCTCAGCAGTGCCTGGGCCAGAACAGGAGCCCCATTGGGGTAAGGGGAACCCCAGAACCTTGTTCCCACCAGTGCAGGACAGTGAGGAGGCCTCAGGCCAGCGGGGGAAGGGACAGGACTGGGACCAGAGAGGCAGACAGTGAGTCCAAGGAAGAGATCAAGAAGAACACTAG TTTTTTTCAGGACTCTCCTCTCAGCTCAGTCTCCAGTAGTGACTGTGAGAGTGTGTCTGTCACCACATGTAGTCTGTCCAGCAGTGCTTACACAGCCAG CCCTGTCAGCAGTCTGACCACGAGCTCGGGGACGTCAGAGGATCTGGACCACCATGAAATCCAGCTGGCCCTGCAGGCTGCTAAGATGGCCGCCAGGAACAAGATCCGCTCGCGCTTCCACAGCAGCAGTGACCTCATCCACCGCCTCTTCGTCTGCATATCGG GTGTTGCTGACCAGCTGCAGACAAACTATGCCGCAGACCTTCGAAGCATTCTGAAGACACTGTTTGAAGTCATGGCTACCTCTGAGCAGGGGGACAATAACAAGGAGAAGG CATGTCCAGGGCTGCGCAGTGCTGTGCTggaggactgttctctctgtcaggAGACCATCTCCTCCTCGGAGCTGGCAGCCAAGGCCCTGGAGGGACAGTTTGAAG ATCCCCCAGACTGGGTTCCTGATGAGGAATGCGACTCCTGCATCACCTGTAAGGCCCCCTTCACCGTCATCCGCAGGAAGCACCACTGTAGGAGCTGTGGCAAG ATCTTCTGCTCTCGCTGCTCCTCCCACTCAGCCCCGTTACCGCGGTATGGCCAGGTGAAGGCCGTCAGGGTGTGTACGCACTGCTACATGTTCCACGTCACACCGTTCTACAGCGACAAGACTGGCATCTGA